AGACAGTAGCCGCAAGGGTTCGACGCAATCGGGCCGTGCATGATTCTATGAAAAATCATATCGCATTCTTTGAATCACATATTGTTCAAACCATGGTAGCTACCAGAAGTCAGCGTCTTAATCACTTCATAAGCCTCTGCTTCGAGTCGACGATTTGCAATACAAATTTTAGACGGCCGAAATATTTCAATTAGCGCAGAGCTCACACGCCGCTACCCGGCCCAAACATCTCGCCGAGCCATCCACGCATCGCGTCTTGCATCTTGTCCAGCTTCGGCCCGGGAGACGACGCGGTCCCCTGAAAAAAGTGCTCCGCGCCTTCGACCCATACCAGCCGCTTCGGCTCCGCAGCCTTTAGCAGCATCGGTTCGACAGCTACCCGGGGGCCGTACTGGTCCTCCGTTCCGCTGATAAAGAGCTTTGGCTGGGTGCAGTTTTCCAGAAACTCGTAGCTGTAGCTGCGCCCCTCGGCACGGTAGGGAACCCCAAGTCCAACGATCCCCAGGACCCGAGGGTCGCCGCACCCAGCCTGCATCCCCACGAACGAGCCGAACGAGAACCCCGCAACCAGCACCGGAAGTTGCAGCTTCGCGTCCAGCCAGTCCAGCGCGGCCTTTGCGTCTCCAACCTCGCCGCGCCCATGGTCGAACTCCCCTTCGCTCAACCCCACCCCGCGAAAGTTGAAACGGAGCACAGGCAGGCCCATGCCCGAGAAGACCTTCATCGCGTGATACACCACCTTGTTGTGCATCGTCCCGCCACCCAGCGGATGCGGGTGGCACACCAGCGCGGCATAGCGCGCATCGCCGCGGCCGCCATTCAGGATCGCTTCGAGCTTTCCTGCGGGACCGTTGAGGTCTTCGATGGCTTGCACGGAAGGTCGCACGGTAGAAGATATTGCATCCGTCATCGTCTACTCAGTCTAGCGAGAAAAAGACTGCTCGCGTCCAGCATTACGGACATCGCCGGGCCATATCGTATTCTGAACCTATGCCTGTTGACCCAATCCAGCTCACCCGCCAGCTCGTCGATATCGAATCCACGACATATCACGAGGGACGGGCCGGGGCCTTTCTGCATGAATACCTTCTCTCCCAGCGCTATAGCGTCGAGCGTATGCCTGTCGCCCAGCCCGAACTTGCCCTGACTCCCGGCGCGGGTGATGGCGAGCGGTTCAACGTCTACGCCGCAATGGCCGGCACCATGCCCGACGTCGTCCTCTCTACTCACTTCGACACCGTGCCGCCATTCTTCGGCTGCACCGAGGACGACGAGTTTCTCTACGGCCGAGGAACCTGCGACGCCAAAGGCATCCTCGCCGCGCAGGTAGCCGCCGCCGACCGTCTCCGCGAGGCTGGCGTCAAAGTCGGCCTCCTCTTCGTCGTCGGCGAAGAGCGCGACTCCGCCGGCGCCATCGTCGCCAACCAGAACCCGCGCGGATCGAAGTTCCTCATCAACGGCGAGCCCACGGACAACCGCCTCGCCCTCGCTTCTAAAGGTGCTCTCCGAGTTGAACTGCGCGCCAAGGGGAAGATGGCCCACTCCGCCTACCCTGAGCTGGGAGACTCCGCGGTCGACAAGCTCGTCGAGGCACTCCACGGTCTTCTTGCCATGCCTCTCCCCGTCGAGCCTGACCTGGGAGAGTCCGGCGCCTCGACCATGAACATCGGCCTCATCGAAGGAGGCCGCGCCCCCAACGTCATCGCCGACAAGGCCGAGGCGCACCTTCTCATCCGCCTCGTCAGCCCTGCAGACGAGACCAAGCAAAACATCCTGAAGATCGTAGGCGACCGCGCCGACGTCACCTTCTCGCTCGAGCTGCCATTTGTGCGCATGCGCAGGATTGACGGCTTGCCGACCATGGTCGCCAAGTTCACCACCGACATCCCCTCGCTCACCAACTGGGGCGAGCCCTTCCTCCTCGGCCCCGGCTCCATCCACGTCGCGCACACCCCCAACGAGAAGATCGCCAAAAAGGAGCTGCTCGAAGCCGTCGACCTCTACTACAACCTCGCCACTAGCCTCGTCGGATAACTGTTCGGCTTCCACAGGCGTCATTCTGAGCGAAAGCGAAGAATCCCTGTATCTCTCTCGTTGTGTCACGAAGTCAGGAAGTAGCGACGCACCTCAACCATCCATGAACCCACACCGATACACCGGCTATTTGTGACGAGTTTTCCTCACTCGGTGGAGGCTTAACATAGAGCTATGGCCGCCGAGTTCACTCACCTCCATCTGCATACGGACTACTCTCTCCTCGATGGGGCCTGTGACGTCGACAAACTCGCCGCGCACCTGAGCAAGATCGGCCAGACCGCCGCGGCCATGACCGACCACGGCAACATCTTCGGCGCCGTCCACTTCTTCGATGCCATGAAGAAGAAGGGCATCAAGCCCATCCTCGGCTGCGAACTCTACCTCTCCGAGACCGCCGACCACCGTGACCTATCCGGCGGCTACAACCACTTCCTCGTCCTCGCCGAAAACGAAGAGGGCTACCGCAACCTTGTCCGACTCACCAGCGAGGCCGCGCTGCACGGTTTCT
This region of Acidobacteriota bacterium genomic DNA includes:
- a CDS encoding alpha/beta hydrolase, translating into MTDAISSTVRPSVQAIEDLNGPAGKLEAILNGGRGDARYAALVCHPHPLGGGTMHNKVVYHAMKVFSGMGLPVLRFNFRGVGLSEGEFDHGRGEVGDAKAALDWLDAKLQLPVLVAGFSFGSFVGMQAGCGDPRVLGIVGLGVPYRAEGRSYSYEFLENCTQPKLFISGTEDQYGPRVAVEPMLLKAAEPKRLVWVEGAEHFFQGTASSPGPKLDKMQDAMRGWLGEMFGPGSGV
- a CDS encoding M20/M25/M40 family metallo-hydrolase; this translates as MPVDPIQLTRQLVDIESTTYHEGRAGAFLHEYLLSQRYSVERMPVAQPELALTPGAGDGERFNVYAAMAGTMPDVVLSTHFDTVPPFFGCTEDDEFLYGRGTCDAKGILAAQVAAADRLREAGVKVGLLFVVGEERDSAGAIVANQNPRGSKFLINGEPTDNRLALASKGALRVELRAKGKMAHSAYPELGDSAVDKLVEALHGLLAMPLPVEPDLGESGASTMNIGLIEGGRAPNVIADKAEAHLLIRLVSPADETKQNILKIVGDRADVTFSLELPFVRMRRIDGLPTMVAKFTTDIPSLTNWGEPFLLGPGSIHVAHTPNEKIAKKELLEAVDLYYNLATSLVG